The nucleotide sequence AAGTGAATTTTAACTAAAGAGTTTGACCTAAAGTACCACTCTTTTTTGTTTACGGTGGCGAATGTTTTCTAACGGATTGTGCTATCATCGAAGAAACCACCGCCACCTTCCTTTTATTCATCCACTGTTTTTACTGTAGATAATGCAAAAAACATTATAACCCAAAACAAGTTTGGAGATTATTAAGTCATCTTTTGTTTACATAATACATTTATCGTTTATTCGCTATGTTGTGTTGCATTAAAAAACATGGAAGGATCATGCTCAGATTCTTTCTTTTCAAACTCTTTTTCTTCTTCATTATTTCCCATTTTTCCATCCGATTCATAACTATATTTATACTCATTTTTCTCTTCTTTTTTCATCATATTCCTCCCTTCTCTCATAGCCTTTGCACGAAATTCATCATTTATTCTTTGAAATAGAATGCGAATTTCATTTTGACTAAATTAACACCCATGTCATATTTTTAATAAATGTAAATATTTGTTATTAATTTTGTAAATTCTATTTTTTTACACCTTTTTTCTACTATAATGGGCTTGTACCAGCTGGTTATAATAAAAAATTGGGAGGAATTAAGTTGAAAAAGAAATCATTTCTTTTAAAACTAGGCGTTTCCATGTTTGCTCTGTTTTTGCTAACAGCTTGTAATTCAGAAACGAATACCGACCAACAAGAAGATACGAATATGGAAGAAAATACAGAAGAAAGTACAGATGATTCAACAGAAGAAGAAGCTGAAGGTTAAATAAGAAAAGCGCAAAGCGCAAGTCCTTATGCGAAGGGCGCTGGAGGACCTGCGAGCAGGCTTCCGTCGCCACAGCAGGGCCGAAGCGACCCGAGCTGATGGCGCTTGGAGCTAGACACCAAAAAAATGGTAAAGAGAATACTTTAACTCTTTATTGAACTTAAACTTTCTGTAACAATAAAATAGGGCTGACAACTGTCAGCCCTTTAACTCTTCAATAATCTCATATTGGTTAACATTGGATTGAATCGAGAATCATCAAAGAAAGAAATTTATTCTTCTCTTTCTTTATTTTGATCTTTCAAGTGTAGGAAGTAGACCGTTAAACTTAAGCAAAGTGCAGCATACGAAACATTTAAATAAATCTTGTCTAAATCCCAAGCTAAGTCTCCACCAGCAAATACTTTATACGCCAAACTTAAAAAGTATACGGCAATCAATGATGATAGAATACTTCCTGCCATCCAAATTTTCTTCATATTTAATCCCCCTTCATAAACAAATCAGCAAAAGGAGTACATAGTAAAAGTAAAAACTACTTATGAACGAGTTTACCCTCTTTTTTTCACGAATAACAATCGTAAGTGAAAAAGGTTGTCATGTTGCTTCTTTTAAAAATAGACTCCTTCTTTCTCCTATCACAAAACGAAAACAACAACCTTTTTATAAAAGTTCATCTTATTTTCCCTTATTTTTTGGAAATCGTCAAGCTGTATCTCCTACCTTCTGTTGACAAAATTCGCTATAATAATGAGGAATGAAAGGAGATTAACAGCATGTTACCGACAGAATTTGTAGATAAAATGACACGTTTACTAAATGAGGATGCTCACCCGTTTTTCGAATCGTATCAAGAACCGAAATCCATCGGTTTACGTCTAAATCCATTAAAAGTAGAGAAAAGCTGGTTTGAAGATTACTTTCCTTATCCACTCGCAGCCATTCCGCATTGCTCAAATGGATATCGGATTGAACAAAGTGATGCCGAGCCGGGTAAATATCCATTGCACTTCACTGGTGCCTACTATATTCAAGAGCCAAGCGCTATGCTGCCAGCAGAACTACTTAACCCAAACAAAGGTAATCGTGTACTCGATTTATGTGCAGCTCCTGGAGGAAAATCAACTCAACTAGCATCAATGATGGAAAATGAAGGACTTTTAATTTCGAATGAAATTCATCCGAAAAGGGCTAAGGCATTAGCGGAAAATATCGAACGGTTTGGCCTACGGAATACTGTCGTCACAAATGAGACACCTGAAAGGCTAGCGAACTCATTCGAACATTTCTTTGATAAAATCTTAGTAGATGCTCCTTGTTCAGGTGAAGGAATGTTTCGAAAAGATGAGGAAGCCATTCGTTTTTGGAGCGAAGATCATGTTATTCAATGCTCAATTACTCAAAAAAGTATTCTTTCACATGCCTATCAGATGCTTCGACCAGGTGGAGAACTCGTTTATTCCACATGTACATTCTCCCCCGAAGAGAATGAGCAAGTAATAGAATGGTTTATAAACGAATATACAGATATGTCCATAGTGGATGTCCACCCGATAAGAGGTACATCAAAAGGGAGAGTGGATTGGACACAACATCTAACCACCGCTCTCGAAAAAAGCGTGAGACTATGGCCTCATTTAATGCGTGGGGAAGGTCATTTTGTTGTGAAGTTGAAAAAAGAGGACAGAACCGATTGGTCTTCAAATGTCAAATTTGAGCGCGGAAATGTAAAAGAAAAAGACTTAAAAGACTATCGAACTTTTGAACAAAAAACACTTACGAGAAAACTTGAAGGAATGTTTTATCTTCATAAAGATCATTTGTTTTTATTACCTGATCATTGTCCATCTTTCGATTCGCTAAAAGTGATTCGCAAAGGCCTCCACCTTGGACAGTTCAAAAAAAATCGATTTGAACCTAGTCATCATCTTGCGCTTTATTTAAGCAAAGAAGACGTTCAATCATCCTATACTATGCGTGCAACGGAAAATGAGTGGAAAAAGTACATGCGTGGTGAAACGTTATCCTCCGGTGAAGATCGCGGTTGGACTTTATTGTTCATAGATGGCCTTTCCATTGGGTGGGGAAAAGAGTCAAAGGGAACAATGAAAAACTTTTACCCAAAAGGGCTACGCATTCATTTTAAATAAAGGCTTTTATTAAGGTAGATCTTCAATCTATTCAAAGATCAGACTTGACTCCTTAGTGATGGAATGGATAGCAAGTGTCTTGAGCGTTGTAAACCAACAATGTTTCCGACTACAACCTAAATAAGAAACATACATGATTTTACACTCACACCCCGGACATGAAAATTTATCCTCCCCGGGGTTTTTTCTTTCTAGCATCTACCTATCATGATCGATCATTCAGCCCATAGGTAATGTTTATTTTCACAGAAAAAGCGCAAAGTGCAAGTCCTTATGCGAAGGGCGATGGAGGATCTGCGAGGAGGCTTCCGTCGCCACAGCAGGGCCGAAGCGACCCGAGCTGATGCCGCTTGGAGCTAGACACCAAAAAACTTTCTGTACCAATAAACATAAACAGACCCTCCCACTTAGTTGGAAGGGTCTGTTTGATTTTCATACGGAATTAGTAATTCAGCGGAGATTTCATCTTTTTCTAAATTTATCTTACCCGCTTTAATTTTATAGTTATTTTGGAGAGTAATATCTGTTAAATTGACGTATACTTGCGCTTTATCCGCATCGATAGATACTTCATTCGGCAGTACGTAATGCTTTTGAATATAATTTAAAACGTAAGAAATAGGAAGCGCAAGTTTTCCGACTGACATTTCGTGAACCGATAAAACAACATCCCCTTCACTCGTTACTCTCGGAATAAACGAGATCGTTACGTGCAAGTCCCTACCGAATGCTTGTAATGTACCGTATAACTTTACATCTTCTTCTATCTCAATATAATACGACAGCGGTTCATTATTTGCTTGTTTTGCAAGAAATTGATTCACAAGTCTACTCATCGTTTCTTTATCACTATGAACAAGAAAGCTCGCATACTCCTCTTTCTCATATTCGACTTTTTCATTTACGGGTTTTTGAACAGGTAGAAAAGCGAGAACTAGAACAAAAAAAGCAACTACAATATTAATGGTAAGTAAAGTGAGAAAACTTATTTTCCAACGATTCATCTTACATCTTCCTATCTTCGATTAATGCTTGATATACTTGTTCGGCTATCATGGAATAACCATTTTCATTCGGATGAAAGTGATCTTGCGACAATAACGGTTCTTCTTCATTTTCAAAAATTTGTTGAACGGATATAAACGTTGCATTATTATCCTTAGATAAAATATGTTCGGCACTTTCATTCCATTGTTCAATAATTAAATTGATTTCGGGGAAATCAGGAAATGCAAGGAAAAAAGGATTGTAAAGACCGACATAATAGATGGGCGCGGATGGATTATGCGTTCGGATTACTTGAATGATTTCCTCAAATCGTGTCTCAAAATTTTTCTGTTCCTCTTCAAACGGCTCATACGTCAACGAAAAAATATTTTTACGAACTATTTTCATAATATCATTCGCACCAATAGTTAAAAAAATGAGGTCAGCACGTTCGATTTCTTTTTGGACCGTTTCATTATTGAGCTTTTTCAATAAATTCGTTGTCTTGTCGCCTTTTTTTCCGAAATTAGCAATCGATATATCCTTGCCGTATTGTTGTTCCAAACGTTCTTCTACTCTCCCTAAATACCCCAACTCGACTTCATCCCCGACCCCCTGTGTTAAAGAGTCACCGAGCCCTACAAGATGAAGTTCTTGTTCAGCTACTGTAGTCGTTATGGATGGTTTATCTTGAACACCAGTTTGTTTATAAGGTGATTGCTGAACTTTTATTGTGCTACACCCTACTAAAAGTAATAGAATCAGCAAAAAAGATATTTTCCTCAAAACGTATCACCTGCTATACGAGCACTATTATTAATATAATTCATGTTATGAAAAATTTTACATGAATGATTTCAAACGTCAACTATTATTCTTATTCCCCTATTCATTTTCCAATAATCTTTATAAAAATTTATAACGAACATTGAAATTTTGTTGAAGTAATTATAACGCCTCCCATGTAAAGCATCCTTTACAGTAAAGTTTCCTTTACATTATAATGTGGATAGAAAGGATGGATTCCTCATATGAAAAATAGGATGAAACAGTTAAGACAAGAGAAAGGAATTTCTCAAGAACAAATGGCCGAGATGTTAGGTGTATCACGTCAAACTATTATTTCTATTGAAAAGGGACGTTACAACCCTTCGTTACCTCTCGCCATTCAAATAGCCCGGTGCTTTAACACAATCGTTGAGAATGTGTTTTTGTTAGAAGATGAAAATATTTCGGTAAACATAAAAGATGGGAAGGGATTAAAATGAATTTGAGCAGT is from Bacillus kexueae and encodes:
- the ypmT gene encoding protein YpmT, whose protein sequence is MKKIWMAGSILSSLIAVYFLSLAYKVFAGGDLAWDLDKIYLNVSYAALCLSLTVYFLHLKDQNKEREE
- a CDS encoding RsmF rRNA methyltransferase first C-terminal domain-containing protein, which gives rise to MLPTEFVDKMTRLLNEDAHPFFESYQEPKSIGLRLNPLKVEKSWFEDYFPYPLAAIPHCSNGYRIEQSDAEPGKYPLHFTGAYYIQEPSAMLPAELLNPNKGNRVLDLCAAPGGKSTQLASMMENEGLLISNEIHPKRAKALAENIERFGLRNTVVTNETPERLANSFEHFFDKILVDAPCSGEGMFRKDEEAIRFWSEDHVIQCSITQKSILSHAYQMLRPGGELVYSTCTFSPEENEQVIEWFINEYTDMSIVDVHPIRGTSKGRVDWTQHLTTALEKSVRLWPHLMRGEGHFVVKLKKEDRTDWSSNVKFERGNVKEKDLKDYRTFEQKTLTRKLEGMFYLHKDHLFLLPDHCPSFDSLKVIRKGLHLGQFKKNRFEPSHHLALYLSKEDVQSSYTMRATENEWKKYMRGETLSSGEDRGWTLLFIDGLSIGWGKESKGTMKNFYPKGLRIHFK
- a CDS encoding YpmS family protein, encoding MNRWKISFLTLLTINIVVAFFVLVLAFLPVQKPVNEKVEYEKEEYASFLVHSDKETMSRLVNQFLAKQANNEPLSYYIEIEEDVKLYGTLQAFGRDLHVTISFIPRVTSEGDVVLSVHEMSVGKLALPISYVLNYIQKHYVLPNEVSIDADKAQVYVNLTDITLQNNYKIKAGKINLEKDEISAELLIPYENQTDPSN
- a CDS encoding SGNH/GDSL hydrolase family protein yields the protein MRKISFLLILLLLVGCSTIKVQQSPYKQTGVQDKPSITTTVAEQELHLVGLGDSLTQGVGDEVELGYLGRVEERLEQQYGKDISIANFGKKGDKTTNLLKKLNNETVQKEIERADLIFLTIGANDIMKIVRKNIFSLTYEPFEEEQKNFETRFEEIIQVIRTHNPSAPIYYVGLYNPFFLAFPDFPEINLIIEQWNESAEHILSKDNNATFISVQQIFENEEEPLLSQDHFHPNENGYSMIAEQVYQALIEDRKM
- a CDS encoding helix-turn-helix transcriptional regulator gives rise to the protein MKNRMKQLRQEKGISQEQMAEMLGVSRQTIISIEKGRYNPSLPLAIQIARCFNTIVENVFLLEDENISVNIKDGKGLK